CCTTCAATGCGGCATTTGCTGAAGGACGGGAAGCTGAGCTGGGTACGCTGGAACCGGGTAAGCTTGCGGATATGATCGCAGTAGACAGAAATCTTCTTACTGTGAGCGCCGAGGAGCTCCTCTGTGCGGAGGTTTTGCTAACCATCGTGAATGGCAAAGTCGTTTATAAATATTCTTAACCAGTACTGCAGTATGCGGTCTGTGCATGCGAACTGTACAGACCCATATTATTTTTTATGGAATAAGAAATTTCTTATTCCATAAAAGGGGGAACCTCTCATGTTCGAAGCAAAAGGAGAAAATATGGAAAATATATTTAGAACTGGAAACGCAAAATCCATCAGTACGAAAATACTTCTTATTTTAACCCTTATGGTGATTGGAATCACAGTGCTGATTGGAACCTTTAGTATTGTGGAGCACAGAAAAGAGGTAATCGCCCAGAAAGCGGGTAAGTCAGAGGCGATTGGAAGCATTGTGGCTGCGAATACAAACCCCGAAAAACTGAAAGCATTAATTGCTTCAGATAAAGAGACAGACTATTACCCTGAAATAAAGCAAGTTCTGTCAGACATCAAAACAGCCACTGATGTAAAATATCTTGTTGTGGTTGCATCGAATCCAGAAGATAAAACGATGCGGTATCTTGCAGAAGGGCAGAAGGCAGATGACAACCCAGATGACATCTTCCCCTTCAATACTACTACCGCTTATTCTGATTTCTTTAAAAATGAAAAGGATGGAGACATCTTCGAATCTGCATTTGAAAAAGGCGAAGTTTACAACTACGGCATGTATGAAGATGCTGACTTTGGCTACCTGATGACAGTTTTTATTCCAATTCTGGATGCAAACGGCAAGACCGTTGCCATGGTGGGCGTGGATCTGGATGCCAACGATATCGTAAGAGAAGCCAATGAGCTGATGTATCTGCTGATTGGCATTGCAGCGGCAGGTATTCTTATCATGGTGATTACGTCCCGATATCTGATCAAAAGAACCATAATACTGCCCTTGAAGAATCTCGTCGCTGCGTCGGATTCACTGGCGGCAGGAGATGTTAATGCAACAGTAGACAGCAGCCAGGACGACGAAATCGGACAGCTGGCCAGTGCTTTTCGGAAAATGATTGAGCACATCAGGGAGCAGGCTGGGGCGGCAGAACAGATTGCGGCGGGGGATCTTAATGTAGCGCTTCTCCCGAAATCGGACAAGGATATTCTTTCGATCAGCCTGCTGAATGTGGTGAAGGAACTGAGTCTGCTGACAGAAGAGACGGGAGAGCTGACGAAAGCGGCGTTGGAAGGAAATCTCTCTGCCCGCGGAAATGCCGATGCACTCAGGGGCGGATACCAAAAGATCCTTGGAGAGGTAAATTCGGTCATGGACGCCATCATTACGCCGCTGCAGATTTGCGCTGGATATATGGAAAACATCAGCAAGGGAGAAATCCCTGAGCCGATCATCAATGAATACTATGGCGATTTTGACCGGATCAAAGGCAGCATCAATTCCTGCATCATGGCGGTCAATCTGCTGGTAGAGGACATGAATTCGCTTTCCATGGCGGCCATTGAGGGTCATCTTTCAAGCCGTGCCGACACTGCTGGACACAGCGGCAAGTTCTTAGAAGTAGTAGAAGGAGTCAATGCGACGTTAGATACCATCGCCGGACCGCTGCAAATGGCTGCTTCTTATCTGAGTGAGATTGGAAAGGGCCAGATTCCGGAACGGATTACAGACAGCTACCGTGGTGATTTCAACAGCATTAAGGACAGCATCAATTCCTGCATCGACGGTCTTGACGGTCTTGTGGAAGGGAAGCAGGTTCTGGCCAGAATGAGCCAGAACGATTATACGGCAAGAGTAGAAGGGAACTATCAGGGAATCTTCAGCGAGACTGCCGCCTCCATCAATCATGTGGGCTCCCATATCAACCATGTCATCGATATCATCAAGCGGGTTGCCGACGGGGACCTCAGCGATCTTGAAACGCTGCTGGCAGACGGAGTACGCAATGAAAACGATGCTCTGATGCCGTCTATTGTACAGATGATTGAGACCATTAAGGATTTGATCGAAGAAACCGTGATCCTGTCTGAAAACGCAGTGAGGGGTAATCTGTCTGCGAGGGGAAATTCCGAAAAATTCAGCGGGGAGTACGGAAACGTGATCAACGGCATTAACAGAACGCTTGAAGCGATCATAGAACCGATACGGGAAGCGTCCGATGTTTTGAAGGAGGTGGCAAAAGGTAACCTCAATACAAAAATGAACGGAAGCTATCACGGCGACCACGCCGAAATCAAGCACGCGCTTAATGGAACCGTGGAAAATCTCCAAAGTTATGTCGGAGAAATCTCCAGCGTGCTTGCGGATATGGGAAACGGAAACCTGGATCAGTCTATTACTGCGGAATATAAAGGAGACTTTGTAGAAATCAAAGATTCTTTGAATAACATCAGCAATTCTCTGTCCCATGCGCTTCGGGAGATCAGCCAGGCGGCTGACGAAGTGGCGTCGGGCGCAAGGCAGGTTTCCGATGCAAGTCAGGCCCTTTCCCAGGGAACCACTGAACAGGCCAGCACGCTGGAAGAACTTACAGCTTCCATCACGGAAATTGCAAACCAGACCAGGCAGAATGCTGTCAGTGCAAACCAAGCCAATGAATTCTCGGAAAACGCAAAAACGAACGGGCAAAAGGGAAATGAACAGATGCGTGAAATGCTTGGATCCATGGAGGATATTAGCGCATCCTCCACCAATATTTCTAAGATCATCAAAGTCATTGACGATATTGCGTTCCAGACCAACATTCTGGCTCTTAACGCCGCAGTGGAGGCTGCCAGAGCCGGACAGCACGGAAAAGGCTTCGCTGTTGTAGCGGAAGAGGTGCGAAACCTGGCCGCAAGGAGTGCCGCCGCTGCAAGAGAGACGACAGAGCTTATCGAGGGGTCCATCGGCAGGGTTGAAAACGGAACGGCGCTTGCCAACGCAACTGCGGCGGCGCTGTCTGAAATCGCCTCCGGTATTGAAAAGTCTGCCGATTTGATCGGAAGCATATCCGATGCATCCAGTGAGCAGGCTGCGGGAATTGAACAGATCAATGTGGGAATCAGGCAGATTGCTCAGGTGGTGCAGAACAATTCCGCAACCGCTGAGGAGAGTGCGGCGGCAAGTGAGGAACTGTCGGGACAGGCAGAAATATTGAAGCAGATGGTCGGTAGATTTCAGCTTAAGAAAACCGCTGCTTATCAAATAGACACCGTGGAGCGGCTGTTCACGGATACGGAAGCGAACAAGAATTCCAGCGATCCCTATGGCAAAATGAAAGCAAAGCCCGGATTCCTCCCGATGGATCAGGAAAACAATAAATATTAACAGAGATACAGGAAACCCCGGTGGCAAACTGGCTGCTACATTTTTCGTATAAATCTCCTTCTCTAAAATATAATGTAAAAGAATATATTTGGATAGGACTGTCTGCGGCATCAAGCCCGGATGGTCTTAGAATAAGGAGGATACCATGGAAATGATATGGAAAAATATGAAGGGCTTTTTATTTGCGCTGCTTCTTTTTATTATCATGACACTGGCAGTCAGCGCTGTGGTTAAGTTTACTCCGGCTCCTGAAAGATGGGCGATATACTATATGATCGGCGTCCTTTGCATCAGCTGCCTATTTTTAGGAACGTATTTCGGTAATCACTACAAGAAAAGAGGGTTTCTATACGGTGCCCTGTATTCCATCATTTTTCTGCTGGTTTTATCAGCAATCTATATGCTTGCTTTCTCCACGGGATTAGAATTGGGACTCGGTATGACAAGGTATATCATTCCGCTGCTTTTTGGCTGCGTCGGAGGAATGATTGGGGTAAATATGCGCGGTTAGCATGTTTCTGAGAGGAATACATAGACGGAATTTCCACCTTTTGTTATGATTTTGCTTGTAGGGACACAGAATAAGTAGTAAAATATTTTGTAATATAAATCAGACATACTATTTGTATTACAATATTACAGCATAAGAATAGAAGGTGAAAAGTACAATGAAGAAGGTATTGGCAGTATTATTGACGATCCTGATCATCTTTGGCTGGTATGTTACGATATTCGGCATCGGTTCCTTTGCGCCGATTAAGGACCAGATAAAGTTGGGTCTTGATTTGTCAGGCGGGGTCTATGTCGTAATGGAAGCGCAGACCGATGCAACCGGGGATGATTTAAAAAAGCTTATGTCGCAGACACAGGCTGTTATTGAGCGAAGAGTAAACCAACTAGGGTTGTCTGAGCCAGTCGTTACCATAGAAGGGAATAACCGGATAAGGGTGGAACTTCCAGGGGCTGAAGATGCGGATGAAGCAATCAACGCTATTGGGAAAACTGCACAGCTGCAGTTTGTCATGTCTGATAAAACAATTGTTTTAGACGGCAGTCAAGTAAAGGATGCCGGTATTATTTCGGATCAGGAAAGTGGTGGCTATGCCATCCGGCTTGAGTTCAATAAAGAAGGTTCTGAAGCTTTTAAAGACGCAACTACAAAGATCATAAACCATGAAGTCACTTCGCAGATAGACGGAGTTCCTGATGGTGCAATTATGATTATTCTGGACGGAGAAGTAATTTCATCTCCCGTTGTTCAAAGCATCATCCCCAACGGAGAAGCAACGATTACAGCGGGTGGAAGAGGTGGCTTTGGCGAAGAGGAAGCGACCAGTCTCTCTGCGTTGATTCGCGGCGGAGCGCTCCCTGTGGCATTAAAAGAGGTACAAACCTCTGTTGTTGGACCAACACTTGGTCTTGACGCACTGCAAATGAGTCTGATCGCAGGAGCAATCGGTGTAGCTCTAATCTTTATTTTATTGATCGCTATGTACCGTATTATGGGTGTAGCTGCAAATCTTGCACTGCTTCTCTATATACTTATTGTATTCTGGGTGATCGTTGCCATGAGAGGCGTACTCACGCTTCCTGGTATTGCCGGTTTGATTCTTTCCATCGGTATGGCTGTTGATGCGAATGTTATAATATTTGCCAGAATCAAAGAAGAAGTTATTAATGGAAAGTCCATCCGTGTAGCGGTATCCTCAGGATTTAAAAGAGCCATGTCAACCATTATTGACTCTCAGATAACCACCATTATTGCGGGTATCGTTCTGTATCAGCTTGGATCAGGTTCTGTCAAAGGGTTTGCCATGACACTGATGATCGGTATTATTGCAAGTATCTTTACTGCGGTTGTAGTAACCCAGCTTTATATGGAACTCATCTCAGAGAATAAGACCCTTGCAACTATGAGAAACTTCGGTATAAAAACGGATGAAAAGAAACCATTTGTTGAAGTCAGCTTTATAAAACATAAGAAGATTTTCTACATCGTATCTGTGGCAATTATAGTTCTTGGTCTCGGAGTTGGTATGGTCAGAGGCTTCAATTACGGAATTGACTTTACCGGTGGTACCATGTTCCAGATTAATATGGGCGCGGAAACAAACGTATCTGAATTGAAAAATGTCCTAAAAGATAGTGGAATAGACGATGCAGAGATTGTTCATGCAGGCAAAGAAAACAATGAAATAATCATCAAAACAGTTCAAGCGCTTGACTCTGATGCAAGAGAAGTGGTATTAAACAATCTCTTTGATAAGTTTAATTTGACAGAGGACTCTGTATTATCGGTGGAACAGTTTGGGCCGTCTGTCGGTGACATGCTGAAGGCGAATGCGATCAAAGCAGTGATTATCGCATCCATCGGTATGCTGATTTACATCATTATTCGATTTGAATGGAAATTCGGCTTGGCTGCAATTACCTCTGTAGTTCATGATGTATTGATACTCGTTGCATTTTATGGTTTATTCAATGTCACTGTGAACAACCCATTTATCGCGGCGGTGCTGACTCTGGTGGGATACTCGATTAATGATACCATCGTAGTATTCGACCGAATCCGTGAAAATCTTGGTATCATGAAGAAAAACAAATTGGATGAATTGATTGATACCAGTATTAAGCAGACTCTCGTGCGATCCTTAATGACATCGCTAACAACTGTACTGGCTATCATTCCGCTTTATGTTCTGGGCGGAGAGACCATACGCCAATTTACCTTGCCGTTGATCGTCGGTATTATCGCTGGTGCGGCATCCTCTATCTTTATAGCGAGCCCCGTATATTATGATCTGTGTCAGATCACCGGCGGTCCGAAATATAGAGCAAAAAAAAGCAAGAGTAAGGACTAATTTATGGAGATAATGGAGCAATTCTTATCGGACCTTCTGCAGATCAACCCGAATATCAATATCGAACTGATCAGGAGGGCTTACCAAAAAGCAGAAGAATTTCATGAAGGACAATTAAGAAAATCGGGTGAACCATATTTGGTTCACCCTGTTGAAGTTGCTAAAATCCTGGCGGAATTGGGCATGGACGAAAACACCATCGTCGCAGGGCTCCTTCATGATACGGTTGAGGATACCTCTTATTCAGAAGCAGAACTGAAGTCTGATTTTGGAGAAGAGGTAGCGCTCCTTGTAGACGGTGTGACGAAGCTGGGCAGCCTTGTTTTTGAAAGCAAAGAAGAACGACAAGCGGAAAATCTAAGAAAGATGTTTCTTGCCATGTCAAAAGATATCCGCGTTTTGATCATCAAGCTTTCGGACAGGCTCCACAATCTCAGAACCATCAACTATATGAGTGAAGAGCAGATCAGGGATAAGTGCAAGGAAACACTGGAAATTTATGCGCCTCTAGCTAGCAGGCTCGGTATCTATACCATGAAGTTTGAGCTTGAGGATATTGCGTTGAAACATCTTGATCCGGAAGCCTACTATGATCTAGTCAGCCAGGTGAAATCCAAAAAGCAGCAGCGTGAAGACTATATCAATAAAGTAATCGCTGAGATCAAGGAGAGCCTTGACGACTTGAAAATACCTTATGAGATTACGGGCCGTTCCAAGCATTTTTACAGCATCTATCGAAAGATGAAGTATCAAAATAAACAGATGGAAGAAATTTTTGATCTGACCGCGGTGCGTATAATCGTTGAGAGTGTGAAAGACTGCTATGCGGTACTTGGTGTGGTTCATACCATGTGGAAGCCTATTCCTGGGAGATTTAAGGATTACATAGCAATGCCCAAGACAAACCGCTATCAATCCTTGCATACCACCGTCATCGGCGACAACGGTGATCCGTTTGAAATCCAGATCAGATCCTATGAAATGCACAGGGTTGCAGAATACGGTATCGCAGCCCATTGGAAATACAAGGAAGGTGTCTCTCAGGACAAGGAAGAAAGTAAACTCGCATGGCTGAGGCAGACCTTGGAATGGCAGAAAGACCTGAATGATCCCAAAGAATTTATGGAAACACTGAAGGTGGATCTATTCTCCAATCAGGTTTTCGTATTCACCCCCAAGGGCGATGTCATAGAACTTCCGGCAGGCTCTACACCGCTGGATTTTGCTTTTAAAATCCATTCAGCCATCGGCGTCAAATGTATCGGTGCCAAGGTGAACGGGAAAATGGTTCCCATCGACCATACGCTGAAAAATGGAAATATTGTTGAGATTGTAACATCATCCAACAGCAAAGGCCCCAGCATTGACTGGCTGAAGATCGCGCAAAGCAGCAATGCCAGAAATAAGATCAGGCAGTGGCTGAAAAAAGAAAATAAATCTGAAAACACGGACAAAGGAAAGGAAATGCTGGAAAAGTACACCAAGAGAAAAGGTTACGACAGCCAGCAGATCATCAAGAGCTCCTATATCAATCGATGTGCGAAGGCCTTTAATCTAGCTTCTGCGGATGACCTTTATACGGCGATCGGTTCCGGAGGCGTTCTTCTGAGCAAGGTTGTTACCATGCTGCTTGGGTATTATCATGAGGATAAGCAGGCAGAACTCAGAAGAAAGGAAAAAACAGAACAAGCTGAAGAAAATAAGAAAAAGCAGAAGAAGAAAGAGCAGACAGGGGTTACCGTTAAAGGCGTTGATAATCTGCTGATCCGCTTCTCCAAATGCTGCAATCCGGTTCCTGGTGATGAAATTATTGGCTTCATTACAAAAGGCAGGGGAATTTCCGTCCACAGAAAAGACTGTATCAATGTGCTCACGCTGCCGGAAGAAGAGCTTCAGCGAACCATTGAGGTTGAATGGGATAAACAGAAAGATAATATGTCCTACGATACCGATATTAATATTCTGGCCGAGGACAGAAAGGGGCTATTCTCCGATTTGTCAAGAGTATGCGAAGATATGGATGTCCATATCGCAGGGGTCAATGCAAAGAGTGCAAAGGATGGAATTATAAACATTACAATGACGTTGTCCATTACCAATACCGGGCAGATCGAAAAGGTGCTGCGATCTTTGCGCAGCGTACAGGGGGTAGCTGACGTTTATCGTGCTATTACCTAGCAATTTGTCATTCGGTAAGATAAAAATCAAAAGGAGTATTTATGCGCGCAGTAGTACAGCGAGTCGTGAAAGCAGATGTAACAGTTGAAGAAAAGGTAACCGGCGCCATTGATCAGGGCTTGATGGTTCTGCTTGGCGTGGAGGATGAGGATGATACAGCTGATGCGGTTTATCTGGCGGATAAAATAGCCGGTTTGCGCATTTTTGAAGACGAAGATGGAAAAATGAATCTGTCCGTAAAGGATGTTGGCGGATCTTTGCTGACAGTGTCGCAGTTTACCTTATTCGGAGATTGCAGAAAAGGAAAGAGACCCAGTTTTATCAAAGCAGCGAGACCTGAAAAAGCAATTGAATTATATAGAAAATTTGTGGACTTGTGCAAGGAACAGGGACTTCCTGTTGAAGAAGGAATATTCCAGGCCGAGATGTTGGTTAGAATATACAACGACGGGCCTGTAACGATATTGTTAGATAGTAAGAAGACCTTTTAGGAAAGTTATCAAAGTGAGGAAAAAAAATGATCTTAAAAAAATTTCTGAGCGGCCCTTTGGCCGTTAACTGTTATGTAGCCGCGGATGAAGCAACAAAAAAGGCTTTTATAGTAGATCCAGGTGGACATAATGCCGATATGGTCAACTATATAAGAGAAAACAAATTACAAATTGAATATATTATCCTGACGCATGGACATGGGGATCATATTGGCGGAGTGCCTGCAGCGTTAGAGGAGTATCCAGGTTCCAAACTGGTGGCCTGTCTTCATGAAAAGGCAATTCTTGAGGATCCTAATATGAATATGTCAAAGATGACTGGCGGAGTGGCTTTATCTCTGAAAGCTGATCATTATGTTACAGACGGTCAGTCACTGAAGGTAGGAGATCTGAATCTTGAATTTCTCCATACACCCGGACACACGCCGGGTGGAATGTGTATTTATGTAGGTGATGCTGTGTTCAGCGGGGATACGTTGTTTCTGCAGTCCATTGGAAGAACAGATTTTCCAGGTTCCTCCTATTTGGCAATCAAGGAATCGATAGAGAATAAACTTTTTACGCTTCCAGATGATACCACAGTACTGCCTGGACATATGGCGCCTACTACCATTGGTTTTGAGAAGGAGAACAATCCTTTTGTATAAAATAAAGCTGCCCCGGGAAATCAATCAATATGAGCTTGAAGAGCTGGTTAAGGTATTCCTGAAAGCAGGCGAATATACATTTATAACTGAGCCAAATACCGTTGATACAACTGATGCAAACACTTCTGGTGAAATAGAGCCAAATGCCGACGCGCTGAACCAAGTCACCTCCGTTGCGAACGGGAACCCAAAACCAGAAGCTGATGTTCTGATTTCTGTTCCCAGTGACCCAGATTTTACAGTTAGAACGGGAGATCAGGAAAATAAGAACAAGCTAAAAGCAGAGGAAAAACCTGAGAAAAATTCTAAGAATCAAATGAAGCGGTTTTTGTTTCGCGAACTGGAGCGACTTACCGGAACAACGCCAGATTGGGGAATTCTTACGGGTGTAAGGCCCGTCAAACTTGCAGGGGAGCTGCTTCAGCGGGAAGGAAGTCTCAAAGAAGTCAGAGAAATTTTAAGTGCGGACTATTTTCTGGCAGAAGAAAAAATTCAGCTTTTGATTGATATTGTTGATTGCCAGAAACAGATCGTAAAGCAGAGTCCGAGTGAGGCCATCGGCCTTTATATTGGAATTCCTTTCTGTCCCACCCGATGTGTATATTGTTCTTTCCCGTCTAATCAGGGCAAACCGGAACAGATTGAAGCATATCTGGAAGCATTGCATCAGGAAATCGCATATACTGCAGAAAATATGAGGAAAAAAGGTTGGTATCCGGAAACGATCTATATCGGCGGCGGAACACCAACCACCCTTCTGCCAGAACAATTGGACAGGCTGTTGTACCATGTTTATGAGGCTTTTGATTTAAGCAAACTCAGAGAGTTTACCGTTGAAGCGGGAAGGCCTGATACCATTACGCCTGAGAAGTTAGCGGTGATCAAGAAGTACAAGATTGATCGGATCAGCATCAATCCCCAGTCCATGAATGCGTTGACTTTGGAGAGAATCGGCAGAAATCACAGCCCAGAGGATATTAAAGAAGCATTCCGAATGGCGAGAGCGGCGGGGATTCCTCAGATCAATACCGATCTTATAGCAGGGCTGCCGGATGAGTCGGAAGCGGATTTTGTTACTACTCTGGAGCAGATCCTCGATTTAGCCCCTGAAAACATTACGATCCACACATTGGCCTTGAAGAGAGCCTCAAAACTGAAGGAAATCGACAGCGAATTCAATTATAAACAAGGAAAAAAAGTAAGGGCTATGCTGGATCAGGCAAAAGAAATGCTTGACCGCGGCGGCTTTCATCCTTATTATTTATATCGGCAGAAGCAGATGACCGGAAATTTTGAAAACGTCGGCTACGCCAAAGAAAATACAGAGGGAATCTACAACATTCGGATTATGGAAGAAGCCCAGACCATCATTGCTCTGGGAGCCGGAGGCATCTCAAAAGCCTGGTATCCGGAGGAAAATCGCCTGGAGCGGATTCCCAATGTTTCAAATTATGAAATCTATATAGAGCGTCTGGATGAAATGCTGCAGAGAAAGACGGACAACTTATTCGAGGAGGTAAAAGAATGTTAACAAACGCACCAAAAGGAACCAAAGACATTCTTCCCAGTCAGGTATATAAATGGCATTATGTAGAAAATGCTTTTCGGGAAGCGTGCGGCAGATATGTATTCAAAGAAATCAGAACGCCTGTTTTTGAGCATACCGAGCTGTTCGCCAGAGGCGTTGGCGATACCACCGATATCGTGGAAAAGCAGATGTATACTTTTGAGGATTATGGGAAAAGAAGTATTACATTGAAGCCGGAGGGAACCTCTCCTGTCGTAAGAGCATTTGTTGAGAACAAATTGTATGCAGATATCCAACCGTCAAAATTTTACTATGTCATTCCATGCTTCCGTTATGAGAAACCCCAATCGGGAAGACTCAGAGAATTTCATCAGATGGGGATCGAGATCTTTGGTACGGACAATATGATGGCCGATGCCGAAGTCATCGGCTTTGCATCAGATTTTCTCAGCGGACTGGGGATTCAGGATCTTGAGCTTCGGATCAACAGCATCGGCTGTCCCAAATGCAGAGAAAACTACCGGAAGGTACTCAGAGCGTTTCTGGCACCAAAATATGATGAACTTTGTGACACCTGTAAAGGCCGATACGAAAAGAATCCCATGAGAATTCTGGACTGTAAATCACCGGTCTGTCAGGAATTGGTCAAGGGAGCACCATTGATGCTGGATTATCTTTGTGATGAATGCAAGACTGCTTTTGATGATTTGAAGACAAATCTCGATGCGATGGGAATCAATTATATCGTTGATCCGGGCATCGTGAGAGGTTTGGATTATTATACAAAGACAGCTTTTGAATTTGTATCAGATAAGATCGGTGCCCAGGGCACTGTTTGCGGAGGCGGTCGTTACGACCACCTCATCGAGCAGATTGGAGGTCCGCCCATTCCGGGAGTAGGATTCGGACTGGGAATTGAACGGCTGCTGCTGATTATGGAGGCCGCAGGAATCTCCATCCCGGAACCTGAAAATCTGGATGTATTCATTGCGGTAATGGGAGAGCGGGCTCGTGTCTTTGGCTTAAAGCTGATGAGGGATCTTCGGAATCAGGGGAT
This genomic window from Clostridiales bacterium contains:
- a CDS encoding HAMP domain-containing protein, whose translation is MFEAKGENMENIFRTGNAKSISTKILLILTLMVIGITVLIGTFSIVEHRKEVIAQKAGKSEAIGSIVAANTNPEKLKALIASDKETDYYPEIKQVLSDIKTATDVKYLVVVASNPEDKTMRYLAEGQKADDNPDDIFPFNTTTAYSDFFKNEKDGDIFESAFEKGEVYNYGMYEDADFGYLMTVFIPILDANGKTVAMVGVDLDANDIVREANELMYLLIGIAAAGILIMVITSRYLIKRTIILPLKNLVAASDSLAAGDVNATVDSSQDDEIGQLASAFRKMIEHIREQAGAAEQIAAGDLNVALLPKSDKDILSISLLNVVKELSLLTEETGELTKAALEGNLSARGNADALRGGYQKILGEVNSVMDAIITPLQICAGYMENISKGEIPEPIINEYYGDFDRIKGSINSCIMAVNLLVEDMNSLSMAAIEGHLSSRADTAGHSGKFLEVVEGVNATLDTIAGPLQMAASYLSEIGKGQIPERITDSYRGDFNSIKDSINSCIDGLDGLVEGKQVLARMSQNDYTARVEGNYQGIFSETAASINHVGSHINHVIDIIKRVADGDLSDLETLLADGVRNENDALMPSIVQMIETIKDLIEETVILSENAVRGNLSARGNSEKFSGEYGNVINGINRTLEAIIEPIREASDVLKEVAKGNLNTKMNGSYHGDHAEIKHALNGTVENLQSYVGEISSVLADMGNGNLDQSITAEYKGDFVEIKDSLNNISNSLSHALREISQAADEVASGARQVSDASQALSQGTTEQASTLEELTASITEIANQTRQNAVSANQANEFSENAKTNGQKGNEQMREMLGSMEDISASSTNISKIIKVIDDIAFQTNILALNAAVEAARAGQHGKGFAVVAEEVRNLAARSAAAARETTELIEGSIGRVENGTALANATAAALSEIASGIEKSADLIGSISDASSEQAAGIEQINVGIRQIAQVVQNNSATAEESAAASEELSGQAEILKQMVGRFQLKKTAAYQIDTVERLFTDTEANKNSSDPYGKMKAKPGFLPMDQENNKY
- a CDS encoding TIGR04086 family membrane protein → MEMIWKNMKGFLFALLLFIIMTLAVSAVVKFTPAPERWAIYYMIGVLCISCLFLGTYFGNHYKKRGFLYGALYSIIFLLVLSAIYMLAFSTGLELGLGMTRYIIPLLFGCVGGMIGVNMRG
- the secF gene encoding protein translocase subunit SecF, whose amino-acid sequence is MKKVLAVLLTILIIFGWYVTIFGIGSFAPIKDQIKLGLDLSGGVYVVMEAQTDATGDDLKKLMSQTQAVIERRVNQLGLSEPVVTIEGNNRIRVELPGAEDADEAINAIGKTAQLQFVMSDKTIVLDGSQVKDAGIISDQESGGYAIRLEFNKEGSEAFKDATTKIINHEVTSQIDGVPDGAIMIILDGEVISSPVVQSIIPNGEATITAGGRGGFGEEEATSLSALIRGGALPVALKEVQTSVVGPTLGLDALQMSLIAGAIGVALIFILLIAMYRIMGVAANLALLLYILIVFWVIVAMRGVLTLPGIAGLILSIGMAVDANVIIFARIKEEVINGKSIRVAVSSGFKRAMSTIIDSQITTIIAGIVLYQLGSGSVKGFAMTLMIGIIASIFTAVVVTQLYMELISENKTLATMRNFGIKTDEKKPFVEVSFIKHKKIFYIVSVAIIVLGLGVGMVRGFNYGIDFTGGTMFQINMGAETNVSELKNVLKDSGIDDAEIVHAGKENNEIIIKTVQALDSDAREVVLNNLFDKFNLTEDSVLSVEQFGPSVGDMLKANAIKAVIIASIGMLIYIIIRFEWKFGLAAITSVVHDVLILVAFYGLFNVTVNNPFIAAVLTLVGYSINDTIVVFDRIRENLGIMKKNKLDELIDTSIKQTLVRSLMTSLTTVLAIIPLYVLGGETIRQFTLPLIVGIIAGAASSIFIASPVYYDLCQITGGPKYRAKKSKSKD
- a CDS encoding bifunctional (p)ppGpp synthetase/guanosine-3',5'-bis(diphosphate) 3'-pyrophosphohydrolase, which gives rise to MEIMEQFLSDLLQINPNINIELIRRAYQKAEEFHEGQLRKSGEPYLVHPVEVAKILAELGMDENTIVAGLLHDTVEDTSYSEAELKSDFGEEVALLVDGVTKLGSLVFESKEERQAENLRKMFLAMSKDIRVLIIKLSDRLHNLRTINYMSEEQIRDKCKETLEIYAPLASRLGIYTMKFELEDIALKHLDPEAYYDLVSQVKSKKQQREDYINKVIAEIKESLDDLKIPYEITGRSKHFYSIYRKMKYQNKQMEEIFDLTAVRIIVESVKDCYAVLGVVHTMWKPIPGRFKDYIAMPKTNRYQSLHTTVIGDNGDPFEIQIRSYEMHRVAEYGIAAHWKYKEGVSQDKEESKLAWLRQTLEWQKDLNDPKEFMETLKVDLFSNQVFVFTPKGDVIELPAGSTPLDFAFKIHSAIGVKCIGAKVNGKMVPIDHTLKNGNIVEIVTSSNSKGPSIDWLKIAQSSNARNKIRQWLKKENKSENTDKGKEMLEKYTKRKGYDSQQIIKSSYINRCAKAFNLASADDLYTAIGSGGVLLSKVVTMLLGYYHEDKQAELRRKEKTEQAEENKKKQKKKEQTGVTVKGVDNLLIRFSKCCNPVPGDEIIGFITKGRGISVHRKDCINVLTLPEEELQRTIEVEWDKQKDNMSYDTDINILAEDRKGLFSDLSRVCEDMDVHIAGVNAKSAKDGIINITMTLSITNTGQIEKVLRSLRSVQGVADVYRAIT
- a CDS encoding D-tyrosyl-tRNA(Tyr) deacylase translates to MRAVVQRVVKADVTVEEKVTGAIDQGLMVLLGVEDEDDTADAVYLADKIAGLRIFEDEDGKMNLSVKDVGGSLLTVSQFTLFGDCRKGKRPSFIKAARPEKAIELYRKFVDLCKEQGLPVEEGIFQAEMLVRIYNDGPVTILLDSKKTF
- a CDS encoding MBL fold metallo-hydrolase, with product MILKKFLSGPLAVNCYVAADEATKKAFIVDPGGHNADMVNYIRENKLQIEYIILTHGHGDHIGGVPAALEEYPGSKLVACLHEKAILEDPNMNMSKMTGGVALSLKADHYVTDGQSLKVGDLNLEFLHTPGHTPGGMCIYVGDAVFSGDTLFLQSIGRTDFPGSSYLAIKESIENKLFTLPDDTTVLPGHMAPTTIGFEKENNPFV